GTCCTGGCTGCTAGTATTGTATACAACTAAAGTGTAATCTAAAGCTTTCCATTCTACTAATGCTTGCTAGTTTTTAATGACATAACGTCATTGGTAAACATGATAGGGCAACAATACGGACAGTTTTGGATAGACTTTTGATTTTTCTTTGCAATGACATGCTAAACGTGCTACGTTTACGCTTTTCTGATTTTTGTTTCGATTTTGAGACGGGAACCTTGCCCTTGCGAAATCGATTTTTGAGGGTGCCTATGTTCTACTGTACATATAGATATTACCTTGTATCAAATCATTCAGTTTGCATTATTTTGCAGGGGAATAGATGAGCTTTCCAATCATTTAACAGGTTTTACACTAAACGGCATTAAACGCCTCTGTCCaggtggttgtttttttggaCGAGTTATACAATGACAGAAAAAGAGTTAATGAGAAAAAGAATATTCGTTGCTTTTTCTAAACATTCTTTCATAAGCCAAGGTTCACATATTGACAAGGCTGCACCTCACGCTTCCCCCGCTTCCGATGCAGTAACCTCTGCGCCTTCGCTGGCTTCACTGGCCTCTGAACCATCGACACTGGACTCGTCAGGATCATCGTCAGGTGTGGTGGGGACAGTCTGGGCTGTGGATGGCCCAGCGCCGCCAGCAACCTGGTGCTGGTGTTTTCACCGCTGTTCTTGTCTCCGGGCCTTGTGCTTGGTTTTGGTGCTGCAACACAATGGAGCGCATAGACACGGTGACCGCCGAAAGGTTCTGACGCTATTTCTCAAAAGAATGTTCCTACCCAGAattcacacacatagacacatacacacagacgcacacacatccatccacttacgcacacacacacaaacacacacacactctctctctctctttctagctctcacacacacacacacacacacacacacacacacacaccctccacacacacacaatacacaacacacatacacatacacactcacacacacacacacaccctccacacacacaccctccacacacacatacacacacacacacacacacaaacacaaacacactcacacacccacacacacacttacaatcaccccccaacacacacacacacacatacacacacatacacgcacacgcacacacactacacactacaacacacagcatgaaaaataaacaatacttAACCAACATTGTACAGTTATGTTGTCGCACTGTGTTTCTGTAAAAGAAAGCAGCTGAGATGCAATTGCGTTTAGACACTGCACACTAGCAGACCACCATCCGTTATGAATAGTGGTGTTTGCCTTGAACTTGTACTGCAGCACGTAACTTCCGTTGTTTGCTATGCATCCACTACCATCGGAACACGATGTATTACAAGCATTGGTAGTTGTGATGTTGGCTGTTCGACACATGATTTTGGGCGTTCTGTTTGCAGTTGTACTTCTCATAAAGAATGGCTTATTGTCCGTGGCTCCCGTGCACTGATACGGGAAGAGTAATTGGTCGATGTGAAACTCCAAAGTGACAGTTTGCCCTGCAGTCCATGTCTTCGGACAATAAAGATTCCCTGCGTGCTGCTGAGCAGATGctgaaaataaagacaaaaaGACATTTACTAAAAACAAAGTTTTGGTTCAATTAAGTCTTTTTTAGGATCTCTcctaaaacaagaaaagcaaatgcttacacaCGACTCGcattcgttacccccgcccctccttGAACCAGTGCTTATcccatagaagactccctcccttttaagaccaacaCAAAGACATTTTGAAGAACCTGTTTTATAAGatattttgttcataacctctgtaaggtTACCCTCATtataagacttgattttcttgGGATTCTGTAGGTCTTGAAAGGAAGATTTCACTACCtatgagccccccccccccccccccccaaaaaaaaaaaaaacaaaaaagttctaGCTTCATAAAATTATGCTCAAGAGAACTTTCACGTGCGACTGACCTGTATCAACCCATTTGATTATTCAACCCTAAGAATAGTTCACATATTCAAACTTGCATAAGCCCTCAACCTTCTTCTCAACACCATTACAAACCTGACATACTCAGCATCCATCacattttgagaaaaaaagaaagatttaaaaacaaacaaacaaatcataataattactaactttcttGACCAAATTGTGTTTTGGCTAGCCCAgacaaaataattatgtgttcTTAGACATTTGTGTGACCTCATTTTTGAAACTATGACATCATAGCATGATGTCATCACCAATAGTTGagaaacacgagaaaaacgatttcgttatgcgggcagccacgggggatgtatgtatttttcaaatggttgtaaaacaagtcttgtatttatcaccgtactcaggccctgttcttttttttgtcacacctaaaaccgttatttcttgtgagcgacgcagctgtattttatatcgcttcacgcgacttgtgttttttcatgtgtttgcatgactagcacATTTATGCCAGTTGTTAAACCTAAATAAAAACATCGACAGTATCTGTATCAATCACTTTTATgtagacatgcaaagtcatgcaTTTTTTGGACGCAAATAAACAATCCTATGACGGGTTTCAAATTGTGTTTCCGAAACACTTCGTAACATTTGACCAAATAAATGTACCGATCCAAAATGTTGCTCGAATTACGTCTATTGTTCAGGGCCGGAATGTACCAGACTATCTATCCCCAGGATGTCATCGATACTTAAGCACAATACATGTGTCGAGACTACAGAAAAGATAACAAACCCGAGCTTTCCCTCGATCTAGTTTTGGCATGGGGATGTCCGCATCTTAGCGCATGATAGAATGTCAAGACGGTTCTAAATTCAGGAATCCGCGTTCGAAAGGTGACGTCACTCTGTTCTAAATGACCCATGTAGACCGTGACGTCATGAAAAGCGTGACGAAATGTTTCTTCGAACTTGGTTCCGGTCTTGTTCACCTGCCATTGTTTTCTtcgcgttgttgtttttttttttgtgcaaatTCACATTTGGTGCAACAAGGACATTTGTTCTAGGATTCAAGTGAAGTAAGTTAGAGGGAAACGGAGGGGGTGGGTTGATCGCCATTTCGACTTGAAGTTCAATTTCGTTTTAAACACTGTCAGTGATCACACAAATTTCCGGAGCAAAaccgacattttttttttttttacagttcaTATGTACATCAACCACATTAAACAGGTTATTCCTGTGTGTGACAACATGGTTTCTTCGCACTTGAAGTGCTACCGCCGCCGTGTTGTTTTTCCACTAACCCCGGGATAAGAGACTTATCAGCTTCAAAACGAGGGGATAGTTTGACCCGGCTTTTAGCACGAGGATAGAACTAACCTCGACTCATGCATTGGGGTATTTTTTACAGTGGGCTAAAATAGCTCGAGGATAGGGATTATCCCGAGCTAAAGTCTCTATCCTCGCTACATACATTCCGCCCCAGGTAAACTATTGTAAAAGTTTTAAAGCAATCTACCACGCCACTGTTGACATGCGGCGCTTTTTGTCACAAAACCCCTAAAGAAAAGTGACGAAAAAAATCCCGTATTTGACCGCTCCAGTGAAACCATAACACCGAACTGCCTTTGAAggagctttttacatttagtcaagttttgactaaatgttttaacatggagggggaatcgagacgagggtcgtggtgtatgtgtgtgtgtgtgtgtgtgtgtgtgtgtgtgtgtgtgtgtgtgtgtgtgtgtgtatgtgtgtgtgtgtgtgtgtgtgtgtgtgtgtgtgtgtgtgtatgtagagcgattcagagtaaactactggaccgatctttatgacatttttaatgagagttcctgggtatgatatccccggacatgtttttcatttttttcgataaatgtctttgatgacgtgatatccggcattttgtaaaagttgaggcggcactgtcacaccctcattttttaataaaatggattgaaattttggccaagcaatcttcgacaaaggccggactttggtattgcatttcagcttggaggcttacaaattaattaatgactttggtcattaaaaattcgaaaattgtaattacaattatgtttttttttaaaacgaccCAAAATTACGggtatcttattcttcatcagtatctgataccaaaaacataaacatatgttatattttgattaaaaacaagctctgaaaattaaacatatacaaattataattaaaattaaatttctaaaatcgatttaaaaacaatttcatcttattccttgtccgttcctgattccaaaaacatatagatatgatatgtttggattaaaaacacgttcagaaagttaaaaagaatagagatatagaaaagcgtgctatcctcctcagcgctaccgctaccgcgcttttctggattgtcaatttcactgcttttgccacgaaaatgcagtgcgttcagtttcattctgtgagttcgactgagcttgactaaatgttgtattttcgccttacgcgacttgttgttcagTTCTGTGCGACGTCAAATGATTGCTATATCTTGACCAAGACTTATCAAGGAAGGGTCGTGTGACCCGAGCCTTTTTTTTGTCTCGGATAAttgatatgacgtcattgtgTTTATGTGCAACGTCACATTTATCCAAGCCAATTCTAGAGAGTGATCCGTTTCATTGTATTGACTgcctgtacgtgtgtgtgtttactgtttgATACCACACTCACCTTGGACACCATGCAACTCAGCTTGCAAGACAAAAGACCGCAAATCAATCTGCAGAGGAGTGTGCGTGCTGCAGGACGGGAATGATGAAGAAAGAAACACTAATGTGTGCTGTCCAGGTGGTTGTCACAGTCGGTGAGTTTCACTGccacaggggagggggggggtggaggggggccTATCAGGGTAGAATGATGTATCTAGTTCCGACAACACAAGTTGAGTTGATTGCTTCCTTCTGAGTActcggggatatagctcagttggtagcgcgctggatttgtattcagttggccgctgtcagcgtgagttcgatcccaggttcggcggaaatttatttcacagagtcaactttgtgtgcagactctcttcggtgtccgaacctccccccgtgtacactacattgggtgtgcacgttaaagatcccacgattgacaaaagggtctttcctggcaaaattgcttaggcacagttaataattgtctacctatacccgtgtgacttggaataataggccgtgaaaggtaaatatgcgccgaaatggcagcaatctactggccgtataaaatttcatctcacacggcattactgcagagcgcctagaactgtacccacggaatatgcgcgatataagactcattgattgattgattgattgatactctAGATCGTACATTTGTGGCGTAGAGGACTTGTCTGGAAACATCGGCGTATGTGTAAGCTATTCTCGTATTGATTAGACTAGAGTACGTGTCGGCTAGGTAACTTTCCATTTTTGAATGGCTGTTTTGGTGTTCTGTCCTTAATTCAGCAAGTGAGTATCAACCctaattgcccccccccccccccctccttgccCTTCTACGCACAACCCCTCCGTTTGCTCATTATAGTCCGCCACCCATTCTTATTACACagtgtacatacacacacccaccccagtctctctctttctgcgcGCAAGCATGTGCCTGTGTTTGCGTGTGAGTGTTTgggtgtgtttttgtgagtgtgtgtatacgtgtgcgtgcgtgcgtgtgtgtgtgtgtatgtgtatgtgcgtgtgtgtgtgtatgtgtgtgtgtatgtgtgtgtatgtgtgtgtgtgtgtgtgtgtatgtgtgtatatgtgtgtgtgtgtgtgtgtaggtgtgtatgtcagtcggtttgtttgtttattttttgtgcGACACGACGTTCATCATCATAAGATGGGAAGAAAAAGAATGagttgtgtaaaatgtccatgTCAGCAGCAATAATCATATCGCAGGATTAGAACAGTCGAGATGTTAGCGACTGTATTTGCATCTGCTCAAAGGACTGCAGTTTAGCTGAATGTTTTATCGTTCTTTTGTCGACTTGTTTCTGTTGGTATCACAGGTTTACGTGTCGCACAATGTGTCGAGCTGGACATGGAATCATCAAACAACGAGATCACGTGTGACGGGTTTGATCGCACGGACACAATGAGGTGGGATTACACTGACGGCGGCAGCAACACCGGAAGTTTTACGTGCCTTGCATCGGGAAGCTGCACGGACATTGCCTTGTTCACCGCCACCCGCGGTGTAGCTTCGTCCTCCAGCACCGTGACGCCCCGAGCAGACATCGACCGATTCAAGACGGTCTACGGCGCTATGACTCTGACCTGTAGCATTGTAGATAGTTTGACAGGCACTGTGACAAGCAGTGTATCGTGTCAAATCGACGTTGTGCGTGAGTAGTATCATCATCAATAGAAGTGGAAGGGGAAGTAGTCGTGGTTGTAGAAGAAAAGAAGTAGAAGTAGAAAGTAGAAGTAGTAGAAGTCatagcaggaggaggaggagtgagAAGAGGAGGAGTAGAGGAAGTAGTACTATTTGAAGTAAAGTTGTAGGTGTTGACATTCTTGTTGATTATGTTATTGTATTGAACAAAACTAATGTAAAACTACATTTGACGTTAAGTGAGTTATGCAAATTCATTTGATTCTTCAGAACTTTTCAAGCAAACTTAACACAACATGGCATTCTGAGAACGTGGGTAGTTCTGCATCCCCACCCAAACCGACAAAATTTGCTTGTTGCTGCTTGAACATGGGACAGTGCATTGTTGTTGAAAATGATATGTGTCATTGCTGAGTCATCCTAATATTTTTCATTCACGATTTTAGTTAatctttgttttaataaaaaagGGCACCAGCCTGACCTGACTTATAGTGGGTCACCCAGAATCAGTCTTGGTTGGTCAAATATTCAGATTGTACACTAACATGGAAATAAATCGTTTGTTAGCAGACCACGTGGGAACGCGATCTTAGCAATGGGAATCGGGGGAAATGTGaagtttgaaagtttgaaagagTCTCACCCTGTCATCGAAGTACCCAAATCCCTGGTCAGATACTAAACGAATTTGTTGTGTTGCATGAGCAGGTTTATCAACGGGGTAAAtgttgcgtatgtgtgtgcgtgcgtgtgtgtgcgcctgaAACTATGGCTAGTCACGTCAGAACGACGCTCCATGACGCACTTAAGGCGTTTTGCAAAGGCCTGAGCAGAGAGGGGGAAGGCCTGGGACTTGGCTCCAACAGACGCCACTTTCCGAAACATACTGACAATAGCCGCAACAGGACACAAGGGGTGGGGATCGAGGGCTGGCAGGGTTATTTTTTGCACTCGTTCTTTAAACTGGTTGTTTTTTGACCAGCAAactaacacagacagagacaagggGTCACGGTTTACAAGAAAACATTCCCTGGTGAGCTGCTTTCCAGCATCAAAACGAGCTCCATCACCAAACAAATTCGATTTCCGAAgaaaaccaaaaaaaatcaCTACAGAGGCGGCCCAGAACACACAGTCTGCTAGAGTGTCTAACCGAATTTTTGTCTTGATTGCTAACAGAAGTTGCGGCGTGACTGGGGCTTTTCTAGTGACGTCATGCACATCCTTTTTGGCGCTCGATTCCTTTCAGGGTTGATTTCACAAACCACGAGTCTTTGAAAGGATGATCTAGGCCACTTTCTAGGTGCATTATTCGAATAATGTTAATATACTGTTTCACAGAGGAAGGCTTGAGCCTTCGGCTTAAATACGTGGCATAGAGGGCTACGGTTCTCTTAGTCACCGGCACAGGGgggatgctcatcctattgcaAAAATTCATATAGGATTTTAAGTGAGTTTTAATTGTCTTCACAGTATTGTCAGCAAAAGTACTGCTTCTAAACCCGGCGAGCTCCCTGTTTAGTTCTTCTTCAAACGCCTTTGCCTCTCCTGCACAGGAAACAAAAAGGAATCTTTTGACATATGTTTGCTTAAGTCGGAACTAACACATTCACCCCTATGCGACCAGTTGCTTAGCAACACACAATTTCTCCCAGCTTCCTGCCTCGTGAAGCCTGGAGATAGTGTCTGGAAGAGTGTTCACCAAACCCGGTACATGTATGGCTCTGACTGAAAAATTATGCTTCATACTGAGCCAGAACAGTTTCCTCAATAAACAGTTCATGTATGGGTTTCTACTTCTCCCTTTGTTAATGATCGATTGCTTTGGTAACACTGTTGTCTGTGTGCACTATCACAACGCTGTTTGTCCAAGTCTGCGCCCATCTTTCAATGCCTTTTATTGCGGCGCATAGCTCTTTATAGTTGATGTGAAGCTCGCTGGCGGCCGGTGTGTCCACGTAGACTAGAATCTCAGATCTGTAGCTTGCAAAAAAAATGACACGCTAAACGTTGCTTGTTAGAAGCAAACATCCAGTTTGTATGTGTAGTTTAGATGTATGACAATACGACCAGGATGGATGCCCATCCTGAATATCGTTTTTATGGCCGCCATGacagttttcaaaatggctgccGCCGCTATTAAATTTTGGAATATCTCTGGCTCTAATACGAATAATTAAATAAAGTTTGCATTTATTTCTACATTTTCTGACACAAGGAATGCACTTAAGATATTTTAGAAATGATTCACTAAGTTTTCAAGctgtttttttaattatcaATGACATATTGGGAAAAATTAAGACATTCAGACACCAAGACTCTCCAGTTTCTGTACAACTTTACACAAAATAGGTCTGCAGACAATGACAAAATAGTTTCAACATTCTTCAATcctagtaaaaaaacaaatatgcAGTACAGATACGGAAACATTAGACAGCAAAGTTCAACAATAGCACCCTTGGCATATTGCAGAGCAAATCAGTCTGATGAGTTTAAACTCTCCCTCTTGTGGAATTGACACACATAATGCATATCGAGTGTACGACTATTTGTTCAATTATCCTGCTGCTCTGCAGGTCTTGGATTTCTGCAGTAGTCTTTGCAGCAGCATGCTCGCGTGCATGCTAGAGCCAGGTGGGTCCACTTGCAATAACGCGTGGCACAGCAGGTAGGACCAGCACCACATCCACAAGATGCAAGTTCCAAACACATTGACTATGGGACTTGAGTTGTCAGAAGCTTAGGTTCAAGAGGAGTGTTAGCATCTTCTGTCCCAACAGCATGCCATCCACTGTCAACGACCGAAGGTAGCTGAGGATTTGTTTCCAGAGCTCTCCTCCAGATCAGCGTTTGGTAATGAGAGCGTCTGATGTGAAGAGAAAGAGCAGCATGTGTTGGCGGGAGATTCTCAATGCTTTTCTTTGCATTGTGAAAGAGAGAGCAGCGCACttgttggctggctggctgtgtttGGATCATACAGCTTGCATATGAAAGCTTCAGCGTCGTCCTGTACCTGCTGGTCAGGGAAGTCCTCCCGACCAAGGTTCTCGAGAAGCTGAGGATGCTTAACACATGTACTCCATGCAGACTGTTTACCTATGCCAGCAAATTGACTGGTGCTGTCTGATCCTGTTATTGCATGGAATGCCAGTACAGACGATTGCACTGCCTCTGGTAGATTAATGTCGTGCACAGGGATATACCGTTTCTTCCTGGATATCCCAGTCTGCATCCACAGAAGGGGACTCTGCTCGGTCCGATGTATAGTGAGGAGAACCAGGGCACCTGTGTCAGAACTGATGATGATTGTCTGACCATATCCCTGCTGAGAGGCATCTTTTGAATGGAGCAGCATTCGAGTGTCAGCTTCCTCATGATCTGCCGATGACAGTTGTGTCATGTCTCTTCCGGATGAAGACCAGACCTTGGCTGCATCTGCAAACCAACCTCCAAGTACAAGTTCTCGTCCCTCCTCCTATGGCAACTTCTCGGCAAGCTGGGAACAGAGAAAATGTGCCAGGCtggctttgttttcatttgatGACAAGACCACCGGCTACTTTGCCTGCTTTGTTCACATGCTCAACAGCCTGGTAATCTGGGATCTGGTTAAATTTTTGCTTTGACTCCTTCGTCACAAAATCCTCAGCTAAGAAGGGTGCATATCTGGCACTGTCTCAGAGAGCATTATCATATCTGCCAGAAACACTGCTCCCCATCGAGTGTAGTTGACATGGTCAAAGGCCCCAAACCAAGGCAGCATCTCTGAGAAGGATGAGAGAAACAGATTCCAATCTCTATCACACAGGGAGCACGTGAAATGCAAGAGAATGGACACCAGCTTCATGTACGTCCGCCAGTACTGGAATGTTGCATTCTCTGCGCAGCTGCTGTCAAACTCATCCAACAAAGCTGCCATCTGTCTTGCctctgccagaagaaaaggaagagaCGTGCTGATCTCTAGATCATCTTTGTCAGCTATCTTTCAAGGTGTGACTGATGACTTTCTCATGTTCTGCTGCCCAGTCTTTGAAGTGAGAGAAAAGAATGGTCCAGAGTGCTTCCAGGGTTAGCTTATGTGCATGTATCACTCGATTCCAGGTTTTCCCTTTCATGACATTGCCATGCAGCTGTGTTTCGCCAAGGACGCCACTCTCAATCCAGATGTCAGGGAAACCAGAAGAAGCCATATATTCACCTATCACCTTGGAAAAGATCTTTTGAATGTGGAATCTTCCCAACATGAAGATGAAATCTTTGCAACTGTCTTTCTTGTCCCATTGCAACATTTTTGCTTTGATCGTGAATGTTTCGCCCAGTTTTTTGGTCATTGCCAAGCCACGTTTCACGACAGTCCAGAGAGTGTCACATTAATGGGCTAGAGCGTTCAGAATAGGCATGGACCCTACTTCTGTACGAGGAGTGTCGGCGGTGGACATCTTTTGATTGAAGCCACTCCATCCTGGAACTACCTGGAGATCGGGCTGATGCTATCGTGCAAAAGCAAACAAGCATGCCAGGTCCAAAGTGAGAGACTCCATCATATTTTTAGCATCTGGGTCATACCAGTGTTCCTGCacctctttttgaaagaaacGGTTCTGGTTTCGGATTTG
This region of Littorina saxatilis isolate snail1 linkage group LG8, US_GU_Lsax_2.0, whole genome shotgun sequence genomic DNA includes:
- the LOC138972182 gene encoding uncharacterized protein, which translates into the protein MMKKETLMCAVQVVVTVGLRVAQCVELDMESSNNEITCDGFDRTDTMRWDYTDGGSNTGSFTCLASGSCTDIALFTATRGVASSSSTVTPRADIDRFKTVYGAMTLTCSIVDSLTGTVTSSVSCQIDVVRGELCVESEDYCNACIDESTDGDTVIANVTVTSQTVRGDIVASTRKAEDSTTPGYTTPGYTTGSAEHSSKPGIKNNSDNNSTTPPDTGSSSPSTQIFGLGVAGVCVVMAAVGARVY